A part of Larkinella insperata genomic DNA contains:
- a CDS encoding sensor histidine kinase, with product MKNPQNPATADSFDFKRSLRLTLLIAIPVYFISVFYTGTVVPKDEEQAALAATLFVLIGLYMGRYISQIWTAKPVPSGLLVILSVISMACIVWLFVHAEFPLRDRAALNLLLFYVPLFILSIAVGMLVKLSQMTVNKQVQEANARAEQSQSELYLLQSQLSPHFLFNTLNNLYGLSLSQPDKIPTLLLKLSDLLRYSVYDTKELFVPLSEELAYITNYIEFEKIRIGERLTLTTSIENTLPADLPIAPMLLIVFVENAFKHSKNTTDQNVVIDISLKTWGQSVLFSVKNNHTINADNDTQPLEKNRGLGLVNVRKRLELLYPNAHDLTIQNQDGFYQVMLQIKVK from the coding sequence ATGAAAAACCCGCAGAACCCGGCAACGGCAGACTCTTTCGATTTCAAACGATCCCTTCGTTTGACGCTCCTGATTGCCATTCCGGTTTATTTTATTTCTGTTTTTTATACGGGAACCGTTGTTCCGAAAGACGAAGAACAAGCAGCTTTAGCGGCCACCCTATTTGTGTTGATCGGCTTGTATATGGGGCGGTATATATCCCAGATCTGGACGGCAAAACCCGTTCCGAGTGGACTGCTCGTGATCCTCTCGGTAATCAGTATGGCCTGTATTGTCTGGCTTTTTGTTCACGCCGAGTTTCCGCTCAGAGACCGGGCGGCTCTGAACTTACTGCTTTTTTATGTGCCGCTTTTTATCCTGAGTATTGCCGTCGGTATGCTCGTCAAACTAAGCCAGATGACGGTAAATAAGCAGGTGCAGGAAGCCAACGCCCGGGCCGAACAAAGCCAGAGTGAGCTGTATTTATTGCAGTCACAGTTGAGCCCTCATTTCCTGTTTAATACCCTCAATAACCTCTACGGCCTGTCTCTTTCGCAACCCGATAAAATACCCACGTTGCTGCTGAAACTTTCCGACTTATTACGGTATTCGGTTTACGATACGAAAGAATTATTCGTGCCGCTTAGCGAGGAACTAGCCTACATCACCAATTACATTGAGTTTGAAAAAATCCGGATTGGCGAACGGCTTACCTTGACCACGTCCATCGAAAACACCCTGCCTGCCGACCTCCCGATTGCGCCGATGCTGCTGATTGTGTTCGTCGAAAACGCGTTTAAGCATTCCAAAAACACCACGGATCAGAATGTAGTAATTGATATTTCCCTGAAAACGTGGGGACAGTCCGTTCTGTTCTCGGTAAAAAACAACCACACCATTAACGCCGATAACGACACCCAGCCTCTGGAAAAAAACCGGGGGCTGGGATTGGTCAATGTCCGAAAACGGCTGGAATTGTTGTACCCAAATGCGCACGATCTGACCATTCAGAATCAAGACGGTTTTTACCAGGTTATGCTCCAAATCAAAGTAAAATGA
- a CDS encoding PepSY-associated TM helix domain-containing protein yields MMTFRKVNNWLHLWLGLVSGSIVFIVCITGCIWVFNEEITALLEPESRIEAQSKPVLMPSQIRQIAASQFPGKRVTYAIYRQGRAAEVYLGEGRRGNSLVRLNPYSGEVISKKERQKGEVDFFRFILNGHRFLWLPFEIGRPIVNYGTLVFVVLLITGLVWWYPKKWTKSTVDKSFKIKWNGSFKRVNLDLHNVLGFYSLLVALALALTGMVYGIEWYSKSLYWATSGGDTLPAFDRAASDSLQAGKFYTPDQAIDKAWAQVTRRHPDAEGFYYTYPDTANAKAPIYVTVYPSRTHFYDNQGYTFDQHTLKEFPKHKIYGTAFADAPFGAKLRRMNYDIHVGSILGFPGKVLAFLASLIGASLPVTGFIIWWNRKGFGKSKGKRKTAVLKPQPAGKEASRPSFKPKGARSPKVPHPQAVEEESRSGIQPARKESRSKPPFLTNRGLVPPDAN; encoded by the coding sequence ATGATGACATTCCGAAAAGTTAATAACTGGCTCCATCTGTGGCTCGGGCTGGTGTCCGGCAGTATCGTATTCATTGTCTGCATCACGGGCTGCATCTGGGTCTTCAACGAAGAAATCACGGCCCTGCTCGAACCGGAAAGCCGGATTGAAGCCCAGAGCAAACCGGTCCTGATGCCGTCGCAAATCCGGCAGATTGCGGCCAGCCAGTTTCCGGGCAAGCGCGTCACCTACGCCATCTACCGCCAGGGCCGGGCTGCGGAAGTGTACCTGGGTGAAGGGCGCAGGGGCAACAGCTTGGTCAGGCTGAACCCGTACTCCGGCGAGGTCATCAGCAAAAAGGAGCGTCAGAAAGGGGAGGTGGACTTTTTCCGGTTTATCCTGAACGGCCACCGGTTTTTGTGGCTCCCCTTCGAGATCGGGCGGCCGATTGTCAACTACGGCACGCTGGTTTTTGTCGTCTTGCTCATCACGGGTCTGGTCTGGTGGTACCCCAAAAAATGGACGAAAAGTACCGTCGATAAAAGTTTCAAAATCAAGTGGAATGGTTCGTTCAAGCGCGTCAACCTCGATCTGCACAACGTCCTGGGTTTTTATTCGCTGCTGGTGGCCCTGGCGCTGGCCCTGACCGGGATGGTCTACGGAATCGAGTGGTACAGCAAAAGTTTGTACTGGGCGACCTCGGGCGGAGACACGCTGCCGGCCTTCGACCGCGCGGCTTCGGATTCTTTGCAGGCCGGGAAATTCTACACCCCGGATCAGGCCATCGACAAAGCCTGGGCGCAGGTTACCCGGCGGCACCCGGACGCCGAAGGATTTTACTATACCTACCCGGATACCGCGAATGCCAAAGCCCCCATTTACGTAACGGTTTATCCGAGCCGAACCCATTTCTACGACAACCAGGGCTACACCTTCGACCAGCACACGCTCAAGGAGTTTCCCAAGCACAAGATTTACGGGACGGCGTTTGCCGATGCGCCCTTCGGGGCCAAACTGCGCCGGATGAACTACGACATTCACGTGGGCAGCATTCTGGGCTTTCCGGGTAAAGTGCTGGCGTTTCTGGCGAGCCTGATCGGCGCATCGCTGCCCGTCACCGGGTTTATCATCTGGTGGAACCGGAAAGGTTTTGGGAAAAGCAAAGGCAAACGAAAAACCGCAGTTTTAAAACCCCAGCCTGCCGGGAAAGAGGCTTCCCGACCTTCCTTCAAGCCGAAAGGTGCCCGTTCACCGAAAGTCCCGCATCCGCAAGCGGTTGAAGAGGAGAGTCGGTCCGGGATTCAGCCCGCCCGCAAGGAGAGTCGGTCAAAACCGCCTTTCCTGACCAACCGGGGTCTGGTTCCGCCCGACGCCAACTAG
- a CDS encoding LytR/AlgR family response regulator transcription factor — translation MTQINCLIVDDEPIARTIIQTYCSHFPNLTVVASCGNALEAKAVLQQHSIDILFLDINMPVLSGISFLKTLRNQPQVIFTTAYKEYALDAFDLAAVDYLLKPFSLERFMVAVDKALERLQTSPAITADNTAADKADYLFLKTDGKIYKIFHDELLYAEANGNYTKVVTTQHTLLPGMTFSRFEELLPSALFLRIHRSFLVNKSKITHIEGNRVFIHKTEIPIGSNYRDGFLKALGL, via the coding sequence ATGACCCAGATCAATTGCCTGATTGTGGACGACGAGCCCATTGCCCGGACCATCATCCAAACCTATTGCAGCCATTTTCCGAACCTGACGGTTGTAGCCTCCTGCGGCAATGCCCTGGAAGCCAAAGCCGTTCTGCAGCAGCACTCCATCGACATTCTTTTCCTGGATATAAACATGCCGGTTCTGAGTGGCATTTCGTTTTTAAAAACGCTCCGAAACCAGCCGCAGGTTATCTTTACCACGGCGTATAAAGAATACGCTTTGGATGCGTTCGATTTGGCAGCCGTTGATTATTTACTAAAACCTTTTTCACTCGAGCGGTTTATGGTGGCCGTTGATAAAGCGCTGGAACGGCTGCAAACCTCCCCGGCCATAACCGCCGATAATACCGCAGCCGACAAGGCAGATTACTTGTTTTTAAAAACCGACGGGAAAATTTATAAAATCTTTCACGATGAGTTGCTGTATGCCGAAGCCAACGGCAACTATACAAAAGTGGTCACGACCCAGCATACCCTCCTTCCGGGCATGACGTTTTCCCGCTTTGAAGAACTCCTTCCTTCGGCGTTATTTCTGCGGATCCACCGCTCCTTTCTGGTCAACAAATCCAAAATAACCCACATTGAAGGAAACCGGGTTTTCATCCATAAAACCGAAATACCGATCGGAAGTAATTACCGGGACGGCTTTTTAAAAGCGCTGGGTTTGTAA